The following coding sequences lie in one Portunus trituberculatus isolate SZX2019 chromosome 12, ASM1759143v1, whole genome shotgun sequence genomic window:
- the LOC123502699 gene encoding LOW QUALITY PROTEIN: protein artichoke-like (The sequence of the model RefSeq protein was modified relative to this genomic sequence to represent the inferred CDS: deleted 2 bases in 1 codon) → MLTAWVAAVWAAAWVWPSPAAAQRGVEATCPSWEDNPQCICYTRGGVVLECPSVPLAAVGQEVGNVPGPISFLSLYNIDPNVTTLPPGLFTRSSGVASLQVSHSAVRGLAEDSLEGLETSLDHLTVSHCQLSAVPHAALLRLRQLHHLSLEANNITELQSFVFSKLKLHTLNLKGNMISLISDYALDGLESSLQELNLENNDLKALPTDALKSMAALRTLRAAWNHVKELDLPACSLAALQELDLSSNSVRKIKSKSVAGAPGLASLSLYMNAIASVSKNAFKENPALETLFLGNNDIQELDAETFLHNPNIRIIDLSNNNLHNIDGGLFSDLPHLQELVLASNNIREVTRHTFRNSSSLQVLNLEHNAIRFVEEDSLWELPQLHTLLLSHNNLQEVSPRLLKANTALQVLKLDHNRLGKLHEDTFSNNTALTTLHLSHNELTTVGRTVFWRLTLLQELHLENNRIQVVAPAAFSSLAHLQTLTLQDNDITTLPEFLSTEDTALRQLRVSGNRLTSLHPQLLQGQGSLDQVWLDRNNISVVVEGVFGELRRARQLHLEHNHIVQIQDNVFSNMTHLRRLFLSHNFVETIGNDTFTGLASLLELRLDNNAITVIETDAFRGLTRLDTLDLSGNTVSVVQRDHFVTELPIRSLRLDGAGVAEIEEGALEALASLETLSLRDNELRALHPNFLQLTQLRHLDLAGNPLKDVNSTSLAGLPNLESLDLSRCGLAELPDNLFDSSMSLRSLSLAGNKLTHLKAAAFVGLSDLTQLDLSDNSLGLSSCRAVLVTPRLQQLTLSGNPTRELCPALAKLEDLRELRAANVLMTEVRPDSLAELRHLQLLDISTNLLTEVPVGSFLGSSLRTLSLADNRLEQLPDALFFDLPGALQSLNISGNPLRRLVGPMVPQDASLSALQQLEATHTNLSVVTSLELSHLPGLRSLSLRNGLIAKVSPGAFKSLTQLAHLDLSHNQLKVLPPERLRGLGQLVRLNLTYNRLEKLDQLPADASNLKVLDASSNVLTELREGALRHAAALEEVDLSDNFITSIHTRAFTNLPRLAMLDLSHNMVEVLRPEVLQPVERSLRSLSLHGNSLQCTCEAVDLWAWLLNHPEQVTNPRDLTCELPQGLEGRAFLLLPSSAFCPQPVVMRLAIQDIQSQSLLVSWQATNSSAVYGFKVTYRAADGSTTQSSPSLSLGSRTFLLESLQPATEYEVCVHGLTRSLATPHAPTRPHARAHTIAAAYDKADHQDNGVRCGRGQTLPPPAAPATGPAGISLGLILGATLTAALLLGLVVALIWYRKCGPGNQARDKRNGAPPDYYTQYQARHPHPPPYRDDEFAC, encoded by the exons ATGCTGACGGCGTGGGTGGCGGCGGTGTGGGCGGCGGCGTGGGTGTGGCCCTCACCGGCTGCCGCCCAGCGTGGGGTGGAGGCCACGTGTCCCAGCTGGGAGGACAACCCGCAGTGCATTTGTTACACGCGGGGTGGCGTGGTGCTGGAGTGCCCCTCGGTGCCTCTGGCGGCGGTGGGCCAGGAGGTTGGCAACGTGCCGGGGCccatctccttcctcagcctgtaCAACATTGACCCCAATGTCACCACGCTGCCGCCGGGACTGTTCACTCGCAGCTCGGGCGTGGCCAGCCTGCAGGTGTCCCATTCAGCCGTGCGGGGTCTCGCCGAGGACAGCCTGGAGGGGCTGGAGACTTCGTTGGACCACCTTACCGTGAGCCACTGCCAGCTGTCCGCCGTGCCGCACGCCGCGCTGCTCAGGCTGCGCCAGCTGCACCACCTCAGTCTGGAGGCAAACAACATCACAGAGCTGCAGAGCTTCGTGTTCTCCAAGCTGAAGCTGCACACACTCAACCTCAAGGGCAACATGATCAGCCTCATCTCAGACTACGCCCTGGACGGCCTCGAGTCGTCCCTCCAGGAACTCAACCTGGAGAACAACGACCTCAAGGCGTTGCCTACGGACGCCCTTAAGAGCATGGCCGCCCTCAGGACGCTGCGTGCCGCCTGGAACCACGTCAAGGAGTTGGACCTGCCCGCT TGCTCTCTGGCGGCGCTGCAGGAGCTGGACCTGAGCAGCAACAGTGTCCGGAAGATCAAGAGTAAGAGTGTGGCGGGGGCGCCGGGCCTCGCGTCCTTGTCCCTCTACATGAACGCCATCGCTAGTGTGTCCAAGAACGCCTTCAAAGAGAATCCTGCCCTGGAGACTCTCTTCCTGGGCAACAACGACATCCAGGAGCTGGACGCCGAGACCTTCCTGCACAACCCCAACATTCGCATCATCGACCTCAGCAACAACAACCTGCACAACATTGACGGCGGTCTGTTCTCCGACCTGCCTCACCTGCAGGAGCTGGTGCTTGCCTCAAACAACATCCGGGAGGTGACTCGCCACACCTTCAGGAATTCGTCCAGCCTGCAAGTTCTGAACCTGGAGCACAACGCCATTCGCTTCGTGGAGGAGGACAGCCTGTGGGAGCTGCCGCAGCTGCACACGCTCCTGCTCAGCCACAACAACCTGCAGGAGGTGAGCCCGCGCCTGCTGAAGGCCAACACCGCCCTGCAGGTGCTCAAGCTGGACCACAACAGACTGGGGAAGTTGCACGAGGACACCTTCAGCAACAACACCGCCCTCACCACGCTGCACCTCAGCCACAACGAACTCACCACCGTGGGAAGGACAGTCTTCTGGCGCCTCACACTCTTACAGGAGCTTCATCTGGAGAACAACAGGATCCAGGTGGTGGCCCCGGCAGCCTTCTCAAGCCTGGCTCACCTGCAGACCCTCACCCTACAGGACAACGACATCACCACCCTGCCGGAGTTCCTCAGCACAGAGGATACCGCCCTCCGTCAGCTGAGGGTGTCTGGGAATCGTCTGACCAGCTTGCACCCGCAGCTCCTGCAGGGGCAGGGCAGCCTCGACCAGGTGTGGCTGGACCGCAACAACAtctcggtggtggtggagggcgtgTTTGGGGAGCTGCGGCGGGCGCGGCAGCTGCACCTGGAGCACAACCACATCGTACAGATCCAAGACAACGTGTTCTCCAACATGACGCACCTCCGCagactctttctctcccacaaCTTTGTGGAGACCATCGGCAACGACACCTTTACCGGTCTGGCCTCACTGCTCGAGCTACGCCTCGATAACAACGCCATCACTGTGATCGAGACGGACGCGTTCCGCGGCCTGACGCGGCTCGACACCCTCGACCTATCTGGCAACACCGTGTCGGTGGTGCAGCGGGATCATTTCGTGACGGAGCTGCCCATCAGGAGCCTCAGGTTGGACGGGGCGGGAGTGGCGGAGATCGAGGAGGGCGCCCTGGAGGCCCTGGCCAGCCTGGAAACCCTCAGTCTGCGTGACAATGAGCTACGAGCGCTGCACCCTAACTTCCTGCAGCTGACACAGCTGCGGCACCTTGACCTGGCCGGCAACCCGCTAAAAGATGTCAACAGCACCAGTCTGGCAGGCCTTCCCAACCTGGAGAGCCTCGATCTCAGCCGCTGCGGCCTCGCTGAGCTGCCCGACAACCTGTTCGACTCTAGCATGTCCCTGCGGAGCCTGAGCCTCGCTGGCAACAAGCTGACACACCTCAAGGCCGCTGCCTTCGTTGGCCTCTCAGACCTGACACAGCTGGACTTGTCTGACAACAGCTTGGGTCTCAGCAGCTGTCGCGCCGTACTAGTCACGCCCCGCCTGCAGCAGCTAACCCTCAGTGGGAACCCGACGCGGGAGTTGTGTCCAGCCCTGGCAAAGCTTGAGGATCTGCGGGAGCTGCGGGCTGCTAACGTCCTCATGACGGAGGTGCGGCCTGACTCCCTCGCTGAGCTGCGACACCTTCAGCTTCTCGACATTTCCACAAACCTTCTGACGGAGGTGCCCGTCGGTAGCTTCCTGGGATCGTCGCTCCGCACCCTCAGCTTGGCGGACAACCGTCTGGAGCAGCTGCCGGACGCACTGTTCTTTGACCTGCCCGGGGCGCTGCAGAGCCTCAACATCTCCGGCAACCCGTTGCGGCGCCTGGTGGGACCCATGGTGCCGCAGGACGCGTCGCTCTCCGCCCTGCAGCAGCTGGAGGCCACGCACACCAACCTGTCAGTGGTGACCAGCCTGGAGCTGTCCCACCTGCCCGGCCTGCGCTCCCTCAGCCTGCGCAACGGCCTCATCGCCAAGGTGTCCCCGGGGGCCTTCAAGAGCCTCACGCAACTGGCCCACCTAGACCTCAGCCACAACCAACTCAAAGTGCTGCCGCCTGAACGCCTCCGCGGCCTGGGCCAGCTGGTGCGCCTCAACCTCACCTACAACAGACTGGAGAAGCTAGACCAGCTGCCTGCCGACGCTTCGAACCTCAAG GTACTGGACGCGTCGAGCAACGTGCTGACGGAGCTGCGAGAGGGAGCGCTGCGCCACGCCGCTGCGCTGGAGGAGGTGGACCTGAGTGACAACTTTATCACCTCGATCCACACCCGCGCCTTCACCAACCTGCCGCGCCTCGCCATGCTGGACCTCAGCCACAACATGGTGGAGGTGCTGCGGCCCGAGGTGCTGCAGCCCGTAGAGCGCTCCCTCAGGAGCCTCTCCCTGCACG GTAACTCATTACAGTGCACGTGCGAGGCGGTGGACCTGTGGGCGTGGCTACTCAACCATCCCGAACAGGTGACCAACCCTCGGGACCTCACCTGCGAGCTGCCTCAG GGTCTGGAGGGGCGCGCCTTCCTGCTGCTTCCGTCGTCGGCGTTCTGTCCCCAGCCAGTGGTGATGCGCCTCGCCATTCAGGACATCCAGAGCCAGTCACTGCTCGTGTCCTGGCAGGCCACCAACTCATCCGCTGTGTACGgcttcaag GTGACGTACCGCGCAGCTGACGGGAGCACCACGCAGTCCTCTCCGTCTCTGTCCCTCGGGTCTCGTACCTTCCTGCTGGAGTCGCTGCAGCCCGCCACGGAGTACGAAGTGTGTGTGCACGGCCTCACACGCTCCCTCGCCACGCCGCACGCCCCTACACGACCCCACGCCCGTGCCCACACCATCGCCGCGGCTTACGACAAG GCCGACCACCAGGATAATGGGGTGCGCTGTGGAAGGGGCCAGACGCTCCCGCCCCCCGCCGCCCCAGCCACAGGACCCGCCGGCATCAGTCTGGGCCTTATCCTGGGGGCTACACTCACCGCTGCTCTACTACTGGGGCTGGTGGTGGCCCTCATTTGGTACAGGAAGTGTGGACCAGGGAACCAAGCCAGGGATAAGAGGAATGGTGCCCCGCCTGACTACTATACCCAGTACCAAGCACGCCACCCACATCCCCCGCCCTACAGGGATGACGAGTTTGCTTGTTAG